In a genomic window of Hoeflea sp. 108:
- a CDS encoding antitoxin Xre/MbcA/ParS toxin-binding domain-containing protein encodes MGLAQYADGGLFSPRKIASALHTTSEEIARTVGLGKDAIQRKDRIRSDKTQRRLREMTEIVNKVEPRFGSALMAYAWYRSEPLPGFSGFTAMQLVRDGRADEVLDYIDAVDAGVHA; translated from the coding sequence ATGGGTCTCGCCCAATATGCCGATGGCGGGCTTTTCTCGCCACGCAAAATTGCCAGTGCCCTGCACACCACAAGCGAAGAGATCGCCCGGACCGTAGGGCTCGGGAAGGACGCTATCCAGCGGAAGGACCGCATTCGCTCGGACAAGACGCAGCGACGCCTCCGGGAAATGACCGAGATCGTCAACAAGGTCGAACCCCGGTTTGGCTCCGCCCTGATGGCCTATGCCTGGTATCGGTCGGAACCTCTGCCCGGCTTTTCGGGCTTCACGGCGATGCAGCTCGTCCGCGACGGTCGCGCCGACGAGGTCCTCGACTATATCGACGCGGTCGACGCCGGCGTTCACGCCTAA
- a CDS encoding RES domain-containing protein, whose amino-acid sequence MKFRGTLYRALNPIYAREPMSGRGAELYGGRFNRKGTPALYTSLSIVTALREANQAGALQPTTLVSYDAAFERIFDTRDDVALHAEGMDDASLADHTWRDQMKVSGEAKTQAFAGRLTAAGYHGMIVRSFAPGATRDDANLVLWTWSDAAHCRLTLIDDEGRLSR is encoded by the coding sequence ATGAAGTTTCGAGGGACACTCTACCGGGCGCTCAACCCGATCTATGCGCGCGAACCGATGTCGGGGCGCGGCGCCGAGCTCTACGGAGGCCGGTTCAACCGAAAGGGGACGCCGGCACTCTATACGTCGTTGTCGATCGTCACGGCGCTGCGCGAAGCCAATCAGGCTGGTGCACTGCAACCGACGACGCTTGTCTCCTACGATGCGGCGTTCGAACGCATTTTCGACACGCGGGACGATGTCGCCCTGCACGCCGAAGGCATGGACGATGCGAGCCTCGCCGACCACACATGGCGCGACCAGATGAAGGTATCCGGGGAAGCGAAGACGCAAGCCTTCGCCGGGCGGCTCACTGCTGCCGGCTATCATGGAATGATCGTAAGAAGCTTCGCGCCCGGCGCCACCCGAGACGACGCCAACCTCGTCCTTTGGACATGGAGCGATGCGGCACACTGCCGGCTGACGCTGATCGACGACGAAGGTCGACTGTCGCGATAG
- a CDS encoding Hsp20 family protein, giving the protein MRTNIDFSPFYRSSIGFDRIFDLLEKSAPPQVDNWPPYDIAKLGEDTYRIIVAVAGFVEGELTITHKPNLLMIEGSKTENNEIAYLHHGLALRPFTRRFELADHVSVTSAKLENGLLTIDLKKEIPEEMKPRRISINTIPDKGTASKQIASDAAA; this is encoded by the coding sequence ATGAGAACGAATATCGATTTCTCCCCTTTCTACAGGTCGAGCATCGGCTTCGATCGGATTTTTGATCTGCTCGAAAAATCTGCTCCACCGCAGGTCGACAACTGGCCGCCTTATGACATCGCAAAGCTTGGCGAGGACACCTACCGTATCATCGTGGCGGTGGCGGGGTTCGTCGAAGGCGAGCTGACGATTACGCACAAGCCGAATCTGCTGATGATCGAGGGTTCCAAAACCGAAAACAACGAGATCGCGTATCTCCACCATGGACTCGCTTTGAGGCCCTTCACCCGTCGGTTCGAACTCGCCGATCACGTGAGTGTCACAAGTGCCAAGCTGGAGAACGGACTGCTGACCATCGACCTGAAAAAGGAAATTCCCGAGGAGATGAAGCCGCGACGGATTTCGATCAATACCATCCCCGATAAGGGGACTGCCTCAAAGCAGATAGCGTCCGACGCGGCGGCTTAA
- a CDS encoding Lrp/AsnC family transcriptional regulator yields MTLDTIDMRILAEIQEDASLTNVELAARVGLSASPCLARVRALEEAGIITRRVALLDPVKLGANVSVFIQVTLEKQTEALLEVFEAAMARLPEVMECYLMTGDSDYLLRVVVRDTVALQHFIVDRLSKTRGVANIRSSFALKQVKYKTALPLEDLTSPQKRR; encoded by the coding sequence ATGACGCTTGATACGATAGACATGCGCATCCTTGCGGAGATCCAGGAAGATGCCAGCCTCACCAATGTCGAGCTTGCCGCAAGGGTGGGATTGTCGGCATCGCCCTGCCTTGCCCGGGTACGCGCCCTGGAAGAAGCCGGCATCATCACGCGCCGCGTCGCCCTGCTCGACCCGGTAAAGCTGGGCGCCAATGTCAGCGTGTTCATCCAGGTCACGCTGGAAAAGCAGACCGAGGCGCTGCTTGAGGTCTTTGAGGCGGCTATGGCGCGCCTTCCCGAGGTCATGGAATGTTATCTGATGACGGGCGATTCCGACTATCTGCTGCGCGTGGTGGTACGCGACACGGTCGCGCTCCAGCACTTCATTGTCGACCGGCTGTCCAAGACGCGTGGCGTTGCAAACATACGATCGAGTTTTGCTCTCAAGCAGGTCAAGTACAAAACCGCCCTGCCGCTCGAGGATCTTACGAGTCCGCAGAAGCGGCGGTAA
- a CDS encoding LysR family transcriptional regulator yields MFDLARLRLLRELSHRGTMMAVSAACRLTPSAVSQQLATLESEAGIALIEPTGRRVKLTAAGLRLAAHAETILNAVEAARIDMGSITAQPSGTLGIGCFGTFAKAYALPAIIRARQRYPDLHIVLHEFEPEDAVDAVRIGRCDAAIVYSHSLVPRAMDRNFDVIPLLDEPILLALPASRKGLPATVDLAELADCEWIGGSRGTGGYELTDRACALAGFAPRITHSVDDYELLLRMVSAGLGVSFVPAVAVDLYPDTSVVVRHAAGPALRRRIDMITRPAMASAPILTSFIAELQSCLPGKP; encoded by the coding sequence ATGTTTGATCTTGCGCGCCTCAGACTTCTGCGTGAATTGTCCCACAGAGGGACCATGATGGCTGTCTCAGCAGCGTGTCGCCTGACCCCGTCGGCCGTGTCCCAGCAGTTGGCGACACTCGAGAGCGAGGCGGGGATCGCGCTGATCGAGCCAACCGGCAGGCGAGTGAAGCTGACCGCTGCAGGCTTGCGACTGGCAGCTCATGCTGAAACGATCCTGAACGCCGTCGAGGCCGCGCGCATTGATATGGGCTCAATTACCGCCCAGCCGAGCGGAACGCTTGGAATTGGCTGCTTCGGGACATTTGCGAAAGCATATGCTCTGCCGGCGATTATCCGTGCACGCCAGCGTTATCCTGACCTCCATATCGTCTTGCACGAGTTCGAGCCGGAAGACGCGGTCGACGCAGTGCGCATCGGGCGATGCGACGCGGCGATCGTTTATTCGCATAGCCTCGTGCCAAGGGCGATGGATCGGAACTTCGATGTCATCCCATTGTTGGACGAGCCTATCCTGCTCGCGCTGCCAGCAAGCCGCAAGGGTCTGCCTGCGACGGTCGACCTGGCGGAGTTGGCGGACTGCGAGTGGATCGGCGGATCGCGCGGAACCGGGGGCTATGAATTGACCGATCGTGCCTGTGCGCTGGCCGGGTTCGCGCCGCGGATCACCCATTCCGTTGATGATTACGAGTTGTTGCTGCGCATGGTGAGCGCGGGTCTTGGCGTGAGCTTCGTGCCGGCCGTCGCCGTCGATCTCTATCCGGATACGAGCGTCGTCGTCCGGCATGCGGCCGGACCTGCTTTGCGACGCAGGATAGACATGATTACGCGGCCCGCAATGGCTTCGGCACCGATCTTGACCTCATTTATAGCTGAGCTTCAGTCCTGTTTGCCTGGAAAGCCGTAG
- a CDS encoding MerR family transcriptional regulator, which yields MSIGELAERTGWSVPTTRFHEEIGLIPTAARKAGGSRAYATSDARLLTFIRRCRDFGVPVEPVRNLVTLSTSHDRKCFEARDRCELAIEEGIAMQVKAYPTARWRLPAACSEHNFYTPGKTPN from the coding sequence TTGAGCATTGGCGAGTTGGCGGAGCGCACGGGATGGTCGGTTCCGACCACCCGCTTTCATGAAGAGATCGGCCTTATCCCCACGGCCGCCCGCAAGGCTGGCGGCAGCCGGGCCTACGCGACTTCAGATGCCAGGCTGCTAACCTTCATCCGCCGCTGCAGGGATTTCGGTGTTCCGGTCGAGCCGGTTCGTAATCTCGTTACCCTCTCAACCAGCCACGACCGGAAGTGCTTCGAGGCGCGCGACCGCTGTGAACTGGCGATCGAGGAGGGCATCGCCATGCAGGTGAAGGCGTATCCGACTGCGAGGTGGCGTCTGCCGGCTGCCTGTTCAGAACACAACTTTTACACTCCTGGCAAGACACCCAACTGA
- the mdeB gene encoding alpha-ketoglutarate dehydrogenase, translating into MLTNNSSASTGGASAGHDGDPQETADWLASLETLFFSSGGTRAEFILGELDRRAKELGIVHEALPFSPYRNSIPLEKQPPFPGDLAMEERITAIIRWNALAMVVRANKAYGELGGHIGSYASAAEIFEVGFNHFFRADTGAGDGDVVFFQPHSAPGVYARAYLEGRLSEEHLQHYRQEIGGSGLCSYPHPWLMPDFWQVPTGSMGIGPITAVYQARFMRYLNDRDLANTGGRHVWGVFGDGEMDEPESIAGLSIAAREKLDNLTFVINCNLQRLDGPVRGNGQIIQELESTFRGAGWNVIKVLWGSEWDALFARDTQHALLRRFAATVDGKYQTLGAKDGAYNLAHFFEEDPEVKALVAHMSDNDIDALKRGGHDFRKLFAAFEAARATNGRPTVILAKTKKGFGMGAAGESRMTVHQSKKLDVDALLAFRDRFSLPISNEQAEQVAFYKPAEGSTELAYLRSRREALGGYLPARRRQADPVAVPPLKGYGDFALNADGKEMSTTMAAVRLLGNMIKDKEIGPRIVPIVADEARTFGMANLFRQVGIYSPVGQLYEPEDAGSMLYYKEARNGQLLEEGITEAGALSSWVAAATSYSIHNLAMLPVYIYYSMFGFQRVGDLIWAAADQRSRGFLIGATAGRTTLAGEGLQHQDGSSLLVASTVPNCRAYDPAFAYELAVIFDHGARAMMEQGKDEFYYITAMNENYAQPSMPEGVEADIIKGLYQLTSHKPKKSAGLVRLLGSGTILPQVAEAAKTLANDWGVASEVWSATSFSELSRDAREAERHNRYNPLAEPMTSHLARCLPGTAPIIAATDYVRAYPQLIASYVKGAFTALGTDGFGRSDTRTMLRHFFEVDHRHITVAALSALAAEGAVMRQTVADAIARYGLDGAADAPWLR; encoded by the coding sequence ATGCTCACCAATAACTCTTCCGCCTCCACTGGAGGAGCCAGCGCTGGACATGACGGCGACCCTCAGGAAACGGCGGACTGGCTGGCCTCTTTGGAAACCCTGTTCTTCAGTTCGGGCGGAACAAGAGCCGAATTCATTCTCGGCGAACTCGACCGCAGGGCCAAGGAACTGGGCATCGTCCATGAAGCTCTGCCGTTCTCGCCTTATCGCAACAGCATCCCACTGGAAAAGCAGCCTCCATTTCCCGGTGACCTTGCCATGGAGGAGCGCATCACAGCGATCATTCGCTGGAACGCGCTGGCCATGGTGGTCCGGGCCAACAAGGCCTATGGAGAACTTGGTGGGCACATCGGCAGCTATGCCTCGGCAGCCGAAATCTTTGAAGTTGGCTTCAATCACTTCTTCCGCGCCGACACAGGCGCAGGCGACGGCGACGTGGTGTTCTTCCAGCCGCATTCGGCTCCCGGTGTCTATGCGCGCGCCTATCTGGAGGGGCGGCTTTCGGAAGAACACCTTCAACACTATCGCCAGGAGATCGGCGGCTCCGGCCTTTGTTCCTATCCTCATCCATGGCTGATGCCCGACTTCTGGCAGGTGCCGACGGGATCCATGGGGATCGGCCCCATCACAGCGGTCTACCAGGCCCGCTTCATGCGTTACCTCAACGACCGGGATCTGGCCAATACCGGGGGCCGGCATGTCTGGGGCGTGTTCGGGGACGGCGAGATGGATGAACCGGAATCGATCGCTGGCCTGTCGATCGCTGCACGTGAAAAGCTCGACAACCTTACCTTTGTCATCAACTGCAACCTCCAGCGTCTCGACGGCCCGGTTCGCGGCAACGGCCAGATCATCCAGGAACTGGAGAGCACCTTCCGGGGCGCTGGATGGAACGTGATCAAGGTTTTGTGGGGATCGGAATGGGATGCGCTGTTTGCGCGCGATACCCAGCATGCGCTGCTCCGTCGTTTTGCCGCAACCGTAGACGGCAAGTACCAGACGCTCGGCGCCAAGGACGGTGCCTATAACCTGGCGCACTTCTTCGAGGAAGATCCAGAGGTCAAGGCCCTTGTCGCTCACATGTCGGACAATGACATCGACGCCCTGAAACGCGGCGGCCACGATTTCCGCAAGCTCTTTGCTGCCTTTGAGGCTGCCAGAGCAACCAATGGCAGACCGACGGTCATCCTTGCCAAGACCAAGAAGGGCTTTGGCATGGGGGCAGCGGGAGAGTCGCGGATGACCGTGCACCAATCCAAGAAGCTCGACGTCGATGCTCTGCTGGCTTTCCGCGATCGCTTCTCGCTGCCGATCAGCAATGAGCAGGCCGAGCAGGTCGCCTTCTACAAGCCGGCCGAAGGCAGCACTGAGCTTGCCTACCTTCGGTCGCGCCGTGAGGCGCTCGGGGGGTACCTGCCGGCACGCCGGCGCCAAGCCGACCCGGTGGCAGTCCCGCCGCTCAAAGGGTATGGGGACTTTGCGCTCAACGCCGACGGCAAGGAGATGTCGACGACGATGGCCGCGGTAAGGTTGCTCGGCAACATGATCAAGGACAAAGAAATCGGGCCGCGCATCGTGCCGATCGTCGCAGACGAGGCGCGTACATTCGGCATGGCCAACCTGTTCCGGCAGGTGGGCATCTATTCTCCGGTCGGTCAGCTCTACGAGCCTGAGGATGCAGGCTCGATGCTCTATTACAAGGAAGCCAGAAACGGACAGTTGCTGGAAGAGGGCATCACCGAGGCTGGCGCATTGTCGTCATGGGTGGCCGCTGCGACATCTTACAGCATTCACAACCTGGCCATGCTGCCGGTCTATATTTACTACTCCATGTTTGGTTTTCAGCGTGTCGGCGACCTGATCTGGGCGGCGGCCGATCAACGTTCGCGGGGCTTCCTGATCGGGGCGACCGCAGGCCGGACGACGCTGGCAGGCGAGGGACTTCAACATCAGGACGGATCGAGCCTGCTCGTGGCTTCTACCGTTCCAAATTGCCGTGCCTACGACCCTGCCTTCGCCTATGAACTGGCGGTCATCTTCGACCATGGCGCCCGCGCCATGATGGAACAGGGCAAGGACGAGTTCTATTACATCACCGCGATGAACGAGAACTACGCCCAGCCGTCGATGCCTGAGGGTGTCGAGGCCGATATCATCAAGGGGCTGTACCAGCTCACCAGCCACAAACCCAAGAAGAGTGCTGGTCTTGTGCGTTTGCTCGGCTCAGGCACGATACTGCCTCAGGTTGCCGAGGCAGCAAAGACGCTTGCCAATGATTGGGGTGTCGCCTCTGAAGTGTGGAGCGCGACAAGCTTTTCTGAATTGTCACGCGATGCACGAGAGGCGGAACGTCACAACCGTTACAATCCTCTTGCCGAACCGATGACCAGCCATCTCGCGCGTTGCCTGCCCGGCACGGCGCCGATCATTGCCGCCACCGATTATGTTCGCGCCTATCCGCAGCTGATTGCATCCTATGTGAAAGGTGCGTTTACCGCGCTCGGTACAGACGGTTTCGGCCGTAGCGACACGCGCACCATGCTGCGCCACTTCTTCGAGGTCGATCATCGTCACATCACGGTGGCAGCACTTTCGGCACTTGCCGCCGAGGGGGCTGTCATGCGCCAGACGGTTGCGGACGCAATTGCCCGCTACGGCCTCGACGGTGCTGCCGATGCGCCCTGGCTGCGCTGA
- a CDS encoding Hsp20/alpha crystallin family protein has product MSVRDLIPWNRGNNQMPTVFRDESVDPFMALHRNVNRLFDEVFRGFDTTAPFDRMMSRNGSWPSLEISENEKEIRVMAEVPGLEDKDVEILLENGVLTLRGEKKSETEDKDRKFSERYHGRFERRLALGREVDEDKVEATFRNGVLTVTLPKTEKARANAKRIAISS; this is encoded by the coding sequence ATGAGCGTACGTGATTTGATTCCATGGAACCGGGGCAACAACCAGATGCCGACGGTTTTCCGCGACGAAAGCGTAGACCCGTTCATGGCGCTGCATCGCAACGTCAACCGTCTCTTTGACGAGGTCTTCAGGGGCTTCGACACAACAGCGCCGTTCGATCGCATGATGTCTCGCAACGGATCCTGGCCAAGCCTCGAAATCTCGGAAAACGAAAAGGAAATCCGGGTGATGGCGGAGGTGCCGGGTCTCGAAGACAAGGATGTCGAGATTCTGTTGGAGAATGGTGTGCTCACCCTTCGCGGCGAGAAGAAGTCGGAGACTGAAGATAAGGATCGCAAGTTCAGTGAGCGCTATCACGGGCGTTTCGAACGGCGGCTTGCTCTTGGCCGCGAGGTCGATGAGGACAAAGTGGAGGCAACCTTCAGGAACGGCGTACTTACTGTGACGCTGCCAAAAACCGAAAAGGCGCGAGCGAATGCCAAGCGCATCGCGATCAGCAGCTAG
- the lpdA gene encoding dihydrolipoyl dehydrogenase codes for MSITEIRVPEMGDFKDVAVIEVHIKPGDDVAVEQTLIVLESDKASIDVPAPYAGRVVSVELAVGKRVSKGALIAILEVAAAKSEAKPVAKAEVPVTTTAPHQMAGPLPATRREPDCDVVVIGGGPGGYSAAFRAADLGQHVILVEREPTLGGVCLNVGCIPSKALLHVAAVKEEAERLADHGISFDAPTVDLDKLRSFKDGVVRRLTDGLKGMARQRNVEIVRGTAAFAAADAVDVALPEGASRRIIFSKAIIAAGSEPVRLPFLPEHPRIVDSTGALALPFAPERMLVIGGGIIGLEMATVYSALGARVDVVEQLDRLLPDVDRDVVGIWGKRNAHRFDALLLGARVESVTAEKEGLLVRTSGESAGTRRYDLILQAAGRRPAAEKLLLGVAGVSVDARGFVEVDGQMRTRNQNIFAVGDVTGNPMLAHKAVHQGHVAAEVAAGLKSFMDARIVPAVAYTDPEIAWVGVSEDAAKTAGRAVEVGSFPWAASGRAIANGADYGLTKLVFDKETHRIIGGAIVGPSAGDMIGEICLAIEMGADAVDIGKTIHPHPTLGETIGMAAEGAEGVCTDLPRKARR; via the coding sequence ATGAGCATCACTGAAATCAGAGTGCCCGAGATGGGTGACTTCAAGGATGTTGCTGTCATTGAGGTGCACATCAAGCCAGGTGACGATGTTGCTGTCGAGCAGACGCTGATTGTCCTTGAATCCGACAAGGCTTCCATCGACGTACCCGCGCCCTATGCGGGGCGTGTCGTATCGGTTGAGCTCGCCGTTGGTAAGCGTGTGTCCAAGGGGGCGTTGATCGCCATTTTGGAAGTGGCCGCGGCCAAAAGCGAGGCCAAGCCTGTTGCCAAGGCGGAAGTACCGGTGACAACCACAGCACCGCACCAGATGGCAGGACCGCTGCCCGCTACCAGACGCGAGCCTGATTGCGATGTGGTGGTTATCGGAGGTGGGCCCGGCGGTTACTCCGCTGCCTTCCGCGCCGCCGACCTTGGTCAGCACGTGATCCTGGTCGAGCGCGAGCCAACTTTGGGCGGCGTCTGTCTCAATGTCGGCTGCATTCCCTCCAAGGCGCTGCTCCATGTCGCGGCTGTCAAGGAAGAGGCAGAACGTCTCGCCGATCATGGCATCTCGTTCGACGCGCCGACCGTTGATCTCGACAAGTTGCGGAGTTTCAAGGACGGTGTCGTGCGCCGGCTTACCGACGGCCTGAAAGGCATGGCGCGACAACGCAATGTCGAGATTGTGAGGGGGACGGCCGCGTTTGCCGCTGCCGATGCCGTCGACGTCGCCCTGCCGGAAGGCGCAAGTCGCAGGATCATCTTTTCAAAGGCGATCATTGCCGCTGGCTCGGAACCGGTCAGGTTGCCGTTCCTGCCAGAGCATCCACGCATTGTTGATTCCACTGGCGCGCTTGCTCTCCCCTTTGCCCCTGAACGCATGCTGGTCATTGGTGGTGGTATCATCGGACTGGAAATGGCCACCGTCTACAGTGCACTCGGCGCTCGGGTGGACGTTGTCGAGCAACTCGACAGGTTGCTGCCCGATGTCGATCGGGATGTGGTTGGAATCTGGGGCAAGCGCAACGCCCACCGGTTTGATGCGCTGCTGCTTGGTGCGCGTGTCGAAAGCGTGACAGCAGAGAAGGAGGGACTTCTCGTAAGGACAAGCGGTGAGAGTGCTGGCACCAGACGCTACGACCTGATCCTGCAGGCGGCAGGCCGGCGGCCAGCAGCCGAGAAACTGCTGCTGGGCGTTGCTGGTGTTTCTGTCGATGCAAGGGGTTTCGTCGAAGTCGATGGGCAGATGCGGACGCGCAACCAGAACATTTTCGCTGTTGGCGACGTGACGGGAAATCCTATGCTGGCACACAAGGCCGTGCACCAGGGACATGTCGCCGCCGAGGTGGCGGCCGGGCTCAAAAGTTTCATGGACGCCAGGATCGTACCGGCGGTCGCATATACCGATCCCGAGATTGCGTGGGTCGGAGTGTCCGAAGATGCCGCCAAAACCGCTGGCCGAGCGGTCGAAGTTGGCAGCTTTCCGTGGGCCGCGTCGGGCCGAGCCATTGCCAATGGCGCCGACTACGGTCTGACCAAGCTGGTGTTTGACAAGGAAACGCATCGCATTATCGGGGGCGCCATCGTCGGTCCGTCAGCTGGTGACATGATCGGTGAGATCTGCCTGGCTATCGAGATGGGGGCGGACGCGGTCGACATCGGCAAGACCATCCATCCCCATCCCACGCTTGGTGAGACCATAGGTATGGCAGCTGAAGGTGCCGAAGGCGTCTGTACAGACTTGCCGCGCAAGGCCCGGCGTTGA
- a CDS encoding dihydrolipoyllysine-residue acetyltransferase gives MSQQMEVRLPDIGDYKDVPVVEFLVKPGDVVAVEDPLMTVESDKATMEIPAPVAGTVREFAVAIGTRVSQGALLMIIDAAAPPMEEASDATKPKTEPASPLLAEPPAPVKEPTAPSPMSAGNGPTIASEHSASAHATPSVRSFAREIGVDLGLVKPSGAKGRILREDITAHIKERLAGGAMVQAPGSGIGAGLPDWPAVDYAKFGLVERQPLSRIQKISGGNLTRNWLTIPHVTNFDRADVTGLEAFRKELNAANNDAKLTMVAFLIKASALALKAFPRFNASLDGDDLVLKNYVHIGFAADTPKGLMVPVIRDCDRKGVVEISTEMRVLADKARAGGLSAADMQGGCFSVSSLGGIGGAGFTPIINAPEVAILGAGRSAMEAIWDGVSFQPRLIVPVSLSWDHRVIDGVAAARFLGHIAALLGDFRRAIV, from the coding sequence ATGAGCCAGCAAATGGAAGTCAGGTTGCCGGACATTGGCGACTATAAGGATGTGCCCGTTGTCGAGTTTCTGGTGAAGCCGGGGGACGTTGTCGCAGTGGAAGATCCACTGATGACGGTGGAGTCGGACAAGGCGACGATGGAGATCCCGGCCCCCGTTGCCGGTACCGTGAGGGAATTTGCTGTTGCTATTGGCACTCGCGTGTCGCAAGGCGCGCTGCTGATGATCATCGATGCTGCAGCGCCTCCGATGGAAGAAGCGTCGGATGCGACAAAGCCCAAAACAGAACCAGCTTCACCTCTCCTGGCCGAGCCACCGGCTCCTGTGAAAGAGCCGACGGCACCATCGCCAATGTCTGCAGGAAATGGACCGACGATTGCGTCGGAGCATTCCGCGAGCGCTCATGCAACGCCGTCGGTGCGCTCTTTTGCCCGCGAAATCGGGGTCGACCTTGGCTTGGTGAAGCCGTCGGGCGCCAAAGGAAGAATATTGCGAGAAGACATTACCGCACACATCAAGGAGCGTCTTGCTGGTGGGGCCATGGTTCAGGCGCCGGGTTCCGGCATAGGCGCCGGCCTGCCCGACTGGCCTGCGGTCGATTACGCAAAATTCGGTCTCGTGGAGCGCCAGCCGCTGTCGCGCATCCAAAAGATTTCGGGCGGCAATCTCACTCGCAATTGGTTGACCATCCCCCATGTCACCAATTTCGACAGGGCCGACGTGACCGGGCTCGAGGCGTTTCGCAAGGAGCTCAATGCGGCAAACAACGACGCCAAGCTGACCATGGTCGCCTTCCTGATCAAGGCCTCGGCACTGGCGCTCAAGGCATTCCCGCGTTTCAACGCCTCGCTCGATGGCGACGATCTGGTGCTCAAGAACTACGTCCATATCGGTTTTGCCGCCGACACGCCGAAGGGGCTTATGGTGCCGGTGATCCGCGATTGCGACCGCAAGGGCGTTGTCGAAATCTCTACCGAGATGCGGGTGCTTGCCGACAAGGCGCGCGCGGGCGGATTGTCTGCCGCCGACATGCAGGGTGGCTGCTTCTCAGTCTCGTCGCTCGGCGGTATCGGGGGGGCCGGGTTCACGCCCATCATAAATGCGCCAGAGGTGGCGATCCTGGGCGCCGGCCGCTCGGCGATGGAAGCCATCTGGGACGGCGTCTCGTTCCAGCCGCGGCTGATCGTGCCGGTTTCGCTGTCCTGGGATCACCGGGTAATCGACGGTGTCGCCGCTGCCAGGTTCCTTGGCCACATCGCCGCCCTCTTGGGCGACTTCCGCCGCGCGATCGTTTGA